The sequence AGATCAGCGCCGCCTGTTTTGACAATTCGTCCATCTACTAAAACGTGGACAAAGTCCGGAGTAATATCCTCAAGGATATTCGTATTGTGTGTAATGATAAGCAATGAATTGTCCTCGTTTTTATATTTTCTCACGCCCTGTGAAACGATGCGTACGGCATCCACATCGAGGCCTGAGTCGGTTTCATCCAAGATTGCAAGCTTTGGATTCATCATCAGCATCTGCAGAATTTCATTCTTTTTTTTCTCTCCGCCAGAAAACCCGACGTTGAGATAGCGGGATGCGTATGATTTATCCATCTGAAGCTCTTCCATGCGCCGTTCAAGTTCTTTTTTAAATGCCAGAACCTTCAAAGGCTTGCCGGTAACAGTGCTGCACGCCGTACGCAGAAAGTTCTCAACGGTGATCCCCGGAATTTCTTCGGGATTCTGAAATGACAAAAATATACCCTTTCTTGCCCGCTCATCCGTGGTGCTTGCCGTGATATCCTCACCTTCAAAAATAATGGAACCTCCCGTCACTTTATACTGCGGATGTCCCATAATTGCGTTGACAAGTGTGGACTTGCCTGCGCCGTTCGGTCCCATAAGGATATGTACCTCTCCCTTACCGAGCACAAGGTCAAGGCCCTTGATAATCTCCCTTTTACTTGCCTGCACATGCAGGTTCTTGATTTCCAGTAATTTATTCAGCATTTTCACACTTCCTATTTGCAGATATATTTTATATCTAAATTAAATTGCAAAGAATTGGAGTCCAAATCTCGTCGCATATATTATACTATATTAGTATATATTAATCCATAGCATAATATTAAAAAATTTGGATTTTATAATAAAACTCAATTGCAAAAGTGTTGCAAAGCTGGTTAGCAACTGCTAATATATTAAGTAATACAGCATAAGTTTCAATGTAAAGGAAGGTGGGCATATGAAAATACAGGAATCTGGCGAGAATTATCTGGAGATGATTTTGATTCTGAAAAATAAAATCGGGCTTGTTCGCTCCGTCGATATTGCTCGGGCGATGTCATTTACGAGGCCCAGCATCAGCCGCGCCATGTCCATCATGAAAAAAGCAGGATATATCACCATGGACAGGGAAGGCTATATTGAGCTCACGGAATCCGGGCTCAAAATAGCTGAACGGATATATAACCGCCATCGCCTTCTGACTGACTGGCTGACCGCAATCGGCGTAAACAAAAAAACCGCAGCCGAGGATGCCTGCCGCATGGAGCATATCATCAGCCAGGAAACATTCGACAGGATTAAAGACCATATGAAACGATAGAAAATAGCCATCATCCTTTTTCGTGGTGTTCTGTCAGCACAAGGGAAGATATCTTTCGTACGCTATTATCTGAAAGATCGCATAGGCAGAGAATTGCATCATGCCTGGCTTCGTTAGCGGAAACTTTAAGATGCCTGTAAAAATATGCATAAAGCAGCACATATTTGTTGTAAAGCTGATTTGCAATCTGAGCACCTTGTTCGCTGAATTGTACCTTCCCATAATATTCCTTGCGGATAAGATTGTCATCAGATATGGCTTTCAGCATTTTGGAAACGCTTGAGCGCTTGATTTTCAACGAGAGTGCGATATCTTTTGAAGAAACCTTGTTACTATGCTTTCCCAATTCGTAAATTACGAACAGGTACCGTTTTTTTGCGGAAGACAACAATAAAATTCCCCCTTTTACAGCCATTTCCTGTTAAAATATATCAGATGGATTTAATGTTTCACTTTATCCAACCCTTTTATCTTGCCTTGGTTGCAATGTGTGCAACAGCTTGAGGAACCCGAATGGCGCGTACCTTTGTCACCGCAATTGCAGGTTCCTTTTTTTATAATATGGCGTATAGCCAGGACAAACATAGCGATTATAAAAAGGCTGATAAATATTGTCGGTAAATTCATAAAAAGACCTCCTTGAAAAATAATCAAGCCAAGATTAAAGCCTCCAAAGTCACCTCTTTACAGCAGGCATCTCTACCGGAAAGGCAGCACCGTATCAGTGCTTGACCGGTGCTGCCTTAACTGAGGCATAGGGACATCCGCGGCATTCTGCACAATAGCCGCTGCAGCCCGTAGACTTTCTTAAACGGCATGTTTCTTTTGTTTCGCATACTGCGCACATTCCGTTTTTCACAAGATATCGGATGTCAAAAACTAAAAGTGCAACTATGATAAGTCCAATTAAAATCGTCGGTAAATTCATAAGGACACCTCCCTGTCAACCGGGGACAGTTTGCTAACCATCCCCTACAAATCAGTTCCATATATTAAGCCCTTGCTCCCGCATGATTGAAGGCAGTTTTCTCACGGTAAGCCGGACGTACAATCAGGAACACCATCAGAGCGACGACAATGATGGCAATGATCTGACCGATTCCGAAGTTAGCGCCATAGAACAAAAATCCTCCAAGCTGGTAGGCAATGAATGCCATGCTGTAACCGAGTACAACCTGATAACCGATGCCGATCGTCGTCCATTTTCTGCTGCCCATTTCTCTGGCAAGGGTGGACATAGCCACGATGCAAGGCGGGTCAAACAAGTTGAGGATCATGTAGGTAAATGCGGCAATCGGCGTAAACATGGAAGCGATACCGCTTATAACCGCTTGTGTGTTTTCAGGATCAGCAATACCCTGTAAAACCGCAAGTGTCCCGATGGCGCTTTCCTTCGCCATAAGAGCGCTAATCGTGGCAACAGCACCTTTCCAGTCGCCAAACCCAAGAGGTGCAAATAGCCATCCGATCGCGCGTCCAAAACCTGCCAGCATGCTATGCTCGATATCGACCATACGCATACTCAGGCTGAAAGTGGAAAAAAACCAGATCACTACGACAACGGTGAATATGATCGTGCCAGCCTTGATGATGAACGCCCGCGAGCGTTCCCACATGTGAATCAGCACGCCCTTGAGTGATGGAACATGATACGGTGGCAATTCCATTACGAAAGGAGCCGGGTCTCCTCCGAAGTATTTCGTCTTCTTCAGTGCTATTCCTGAAAACACAATGACTGCGATGCCGAGGAAATACATAGCCGGTGCCATCAAGAAAGAATGAGGGAAAAATGTTGCTGTTATCATGCCGATGATGACAGTCTTAGCGCTGCATGGCATGAATGTTGTCAGCATAAGCGTCATCCTACGGTCTTTTTCATTTTCGATGGTCCTCGTCGCCATGAGCGCGGGAACACCGCAGCCGGTACTGATAAGAAGCGGTATGAATGATTTACCGGAAAGGCCGAATCTGCGAAATATCCTATCCATGATAAAAGCGACTCTTGCCATATATCCCGAATCCTCAAGAATGGCAAGGAAGAAGAAAAGTATAAGCATCTGCGGTACAAAACCGAGCACCGTACCGACACCACCTATAATGCCGTTCACAATAAGGCTGATGAGCCATGGAGCAGCGCCGATAGCTTTCAGTCCTGCCGTAGCGCCGTTGGTGATCCAATCACCGAACAGGGTATCGTTGACCCAATCTGTCGCAATGCCTCCAAGCGTGGTTACAGAAACGTAATACATCAATGTCATGACGACAACGAAAATCGGAAGGGCGAGGAAGCGGTTGGTCACGATCTGATCGATCTTATCAGAAGTCGACATATGTCCAGGATTTTTTCGCAAGCACTTAGCAATAAGTTTGGTAATATATTCATATCGTTCATTTGTGATGATTGTTTCGCTGTCATCATCAAACTCTTTCTCCACAGGAGCTACGATTGTTTCCAGCTTTTCTTTCTGCTCTGCTGTCAGCTTAAGTGCCTCCAGTACTTTTTCATCCCGTTCGAACAGCTTGATGGAATACCAACGGTTGCGCTCCGGTTCAAAGAGATCTTTAAAATTTTCATCAATCTCCGACAGGGCCTCTTCAACACGCTTATTGAAGGAGCGCTGTGGAACTGTAACAGTTCTGGCCTCAGCTGCCTTGATAGCCATTTCGGCCGCTTCCATCGTTCCCGTACCTTTTAATGCCGATGTCTCGACGATTTCACAGCCTAAAGCCGCTCCAAGTTTTTTGGTGTCGATCCTGTCGCCTGACTTTTTGACGATATCAATCATATTAAGCGAAATCACAACCGGAATCCCAAGCTCCACCAACTGTGTTGTCAGGTACAGATTCCTCTCTAAATTGGTGCCGTCCACCAAATCGATAATGGCGTCGGGATGATCATTCATCAGATAGTTGCGGCTGACCACCTCCTCAAGAGAATATGGAGAAAGAGAATAAATCCCTGGAAGATCAGTGATAATAACGTCTTTATAGCCTCTAAGCCTTCCTTCCTTTTTTTCCACAGTAACCCCCGGCCAGTTGCCGACATACTGGGTGCTGCCCGTTAAGTCATTGAACATTGTGGTCTTACCGCAATTTGGATTGCCGGCAAGAGCAATCTTTATACTCATTTAAATTCCTCCCTTTCATAAGTTAGCCATGGCTAACTCGGCACTATAAAAATAAAAATCATACCTTTTAAACTACCTCGATATTTTCAGCTTCGTTTTTGCGGATGGAAAGTTCATAGCCGCGCACAGTGATTTCAACAGGATCACCGAGGGGAGCAACTTTACGGACAAAAATTTCGGTACCTCTTGTGATTCCCATATCCATGATACGGCGCTTGAGCGCACCAGAACAATTGAGCTTTGCGACGGATACTGTTTCACCGCATTTGACCTCTTTCAATGTTTTCACACGAAACCCTCCCTTTAATTTAATTGCAATGTTAGAACACGGCTTGCCATAGCCTTGCTTATAGCCATCCTTGTACCTTTGATGGCTACGATCACGTTTCCGTTCAATTCGGATACGACTGAAACCTCGGCACCTTCAACAAAACCAAGATTACATAGAAAACGCCGTGTTTTATCCTTGCCGCCGATTGATTTGATACTTACCTTTTCACCGCTGCCTACCATGCTAAGAGGGATAACATGCTGAGAGATTGCAGCATGCTGGTAGCGTGACTTAAAATCTTCTCTGTTTAAGATCGCTGCATTTTCGATTGCCATATATGAACCTCCTTTATTGTTAGCTATGGCTAACATATAACCTTTTAATTAGGAGTTAGCATATGCTAATCTCCTTACTCTTTGAGTATATACCCACTAACTTTAACTGTCAATGGCCGGAAAGAAAAAATTTCACCCAAGTGTAAGTCATTTAATTGCCGCAACATCAAAACTCAAATGAAAATTAAGCTGCTTATTGATAAATGGAACACCGATATCGATGTTCCATTTATATTTTTCTGCTTATAATACACATGCAATAATTTTTTTTAATCATATGTCTTGGTATACCAATCCATCAGCATATCGGCATCTTCGTTGCTGCAATACGTCGATACCAATACGCCCTTAGGTGATATGTGTTTGAATAAGTCCTGTATTTTCTTGGGATCAGCGCCATTAAGCACTATGTTTTTGCCCTTTTTCTGTATTCTCCTGTAAATATCATACCATGCCTCTGATGTCACATCTAAATTTCCCGCGCCAGGCACCCATTGTATGCCGTCAAGTTCATCTATATCCAATAGTATGTCAAGATGCGGTATTTCTCCCGGTCCGTCAAGATGATATATTGAATAATCGAGCCTCTTCGTTTGTTCTCTGATGAAAGGCTCTATAAATTGCCTGTACATTTTTGGAGAAATCATTGCAGAAAAATCTGCCTGAAGAGGATACCATTTCTTGGGGCACCATATTCCCATCCATGCATCATAACCATCACAATACTTTTCTATCTTTTCATTTACACGATCATACACATAAAACCACAGTTTGAGTATTTTTTCTTCTGCTGCTAAAACTTTCTCAGGCTGGTCTATCAATTCAAGCAATAACGTTTGGGTTGTCCTAAGGGATGCTAATATATCTATTATCCCCCCTATATCCGTTGTTCCGACTGAGTATTTCCCAGAAGCTTTTTTTGCAGTCAGTTCAGCAATTTTCAAGGTATACTTCCACCAATCATTGTCCTCATCGATAAAGTTCAAAGACTTTTCAATATCTTCCCATTCCATGGGATGTTCAAACCATGCCGAATGGCCATTGAAGCCAAGGTATCCTGTTATGTATGCGGCCATAACACCGGGTCCGAGGTTAAGCCATATCTCGGGATATGACGAGCACAAATACTTTGAATTGTTTATTGAGCATTCGAATTCCTTGATGACCCTTTCAGGGTCATCTTTAATGATCAAAAAATTGAAACCATTCCATCCTTTAGCCCTGTTTTCTGCATCCTTATTCTCGGTCATTAACTGGAGCAATGGCTTGTCAAGCTCCTTGTTCCACCATTTTGTATATTGTTCTTTTATTTCCCTCCGGTTATTATGCATCAAGGCTCCATCCCCCTATCGCAGCTTATTTATTGCTTTATAAAGAATATGAAATCTTCGATATAACTTATTCTACAAAACAAGCGAAAAATATCTCCCACTTATTAACATCTTAATACAAAAATAGATACTGTCAAGTTACTGTAGTGAAAAAGAATATAGATATAACCCATTCACATAAATTAAAGCCAAACTATTGAATTTACTAATTATTTCTCTTCTGTATAGGTAGGCACTATTATATAATAAAATCGCCTCATAATAAATTTAAAATTATTAAGAGACGATTTTTATTATTATCTGATTATTTACCAACTGTATATTTTGCAGAGTTTGTTTTATATACTTTATAAGCATCATTATATGCTTTCAGCACTTCATCAATCCCCATTTTTTTAACTTGACTGACATAATTACTAAAGTTTGACAATGGCTGTTGGCCTGTTATGAACTTATTAATTTCTTGTTGTTTGTATGTCTCAATATCAGCCAACTTACGGTTTATTGATGCATCATCAATTGTAACCTGAGGAAGAGGTGCTTCAATTATACCAGGTTCTCTGTATATCTCCCATGCCTTAACTGTCCATGGAGCTGTTTGTTTCATAGTTCCCATCTCTGCATCCCATGTATCCCACCATGGTAAAACTGTTGTTTTTAATCCGCTAGATACCTTTGCAAGTTCTGGATCTTTACTGTCAGGATTTTTTAGAATATAATCAGTATATTGAGGTTTTCCATCTACCATAGTATAATGTTTTCCTTCAATACCATAGTTAACCAGTAGCTCACCATCTTTAGAAAACATATAATCTATCAATTTTATTATCTCTACCTTATATTTAGTGGTTGAGCTTATCGATGATCTTAAACCAGCAAGACTCCCTGAAAGACTTGTATCTTTATATCTATCTCCATTTGGTCCCTTAAATGGAATTATAGCATCATATCTTGCATCACCAATTTTTTCAATAGCCTTATTCGCTGAACCAAGTCCACTACCAGGCCATACAAATATAAGACCGGTCTGATTGTTTGTTATTTTTTGTAACCATTGATCTCTTGTCACATTAGCATATTCTTTATCTATTAAACCTTCAGAAAATAATTTATTTATATATTCAAGCCCTTTTTTATAACTATCATTAATAGGTCCATATTTAATGGTATCTTCATTCTTATCAAGATATAAACCCATGTGTCCTCCAAAACTGTTAACAAGTGGAAGTATTCCATCCCAGTGAGCTGTATCAGCCACATAGGGAATCTCATCAGCTTTTCCATTACCATTTGGATCGGCTTCTTTAAATTTTTTTAATACATTGTATAAATCATCTGTCGTGTCAGGTATTTTTAATTCCAATTTATTTAACCAGTCAGTCCTTATTCCGAAAACAGGACCTATAGCATCAGATGGATTCAAAAACGGTATAGAATAAATATGACCATCATTTGCAGTTATATCTCCCCATATATTCTGCTGATATGGTACCTTATCAATTGGAGGATTGTTAAGAACAGATGTAATATTAGGTCCATACTTTTTTATTAAATCTTCAAGTGGAATAAGTGCACCTTCCTTTCCATACTTTACTATATCATTCTTAACACCCCATGATATAATATCTGGTAAGTTTCCTGATGCCATTACCAAATTAAATTTTTGAGCTGTTTCCTCGAGAGGAAGTAATTCAAACTTAAATGCAATATTCGTTCTCTTCGTTAGTTCTTTATAGAAGTCCATATCTGGGGTAACATCAGTAGTTGCCCATGTTGGCGCAACAATTTTCAAAGTAATTTTATTCTTTACAATTGGAAGACCATTTCCTCCACTCATAGAATTAACCCCACTTGAAGTTTGTTCTACCTTTTTATTGCATGATACAAATAAAAAAGTCATCATGACAATGAGTAACACAGAAATATTTCTTTTTAGCAAATTCTTCATAAATAAACCTCCTTATATAATTTTAATATTAAGTTATTTATATTAATAAATTTATATTTACCCTTTTATAGCTCCTATCATAACACCGCTGGCAAAGTATTTCTGAAGAAAAGGATATACTAATAATATAGGTAATGTTGAAACGATAATTGTAGCATATCGGACAGTCTGCCCTATACTTTCTCTATCCTCAAATGTTCCTATAGCTTTCATTTGTTCCATATTATCAAATTGGATAAGCACTTTACGCAAAATCATCTGAAGCGGATACAATTGACTTGAATTAAGATACAATAAAGCATCGAAAAAGCTATTCCAATGACCTACTGCATAAAACAGCGTCATTACCGCCATCACTGGTTTTGAAAGAGGCACAACAATTCTAACTAATATATATAGATCATTTGCGCCGTCAATAATAGCTGCCTCATGTAAGCTTTCAGGAATATTTTCAAAGAAACTTCTCATAATTATTAAATTCCATGTACTTATAGCGCCAGGTATAACCATTACCCACCTTGAATCTAGCATTCCAAGATTTTTAATTAGTATATAGGTTGGAATCATCCCACCTCCAAAGAACATTGTAAAGGCTATGATAGGCATTATTATTCTTCTGCCATTAAAAGTTCTTCTTGATAAAGGATACGCTGCCAATGTCGTCATAATTAAGTTTATAACCGTACCGATTAAAGTGTACCAAATTGTATTAAAATAACCTGACCATATTTGTTTATCTTTTAAAACCACATTATATGCATTTAAATTTATGCCTATTGGGAATAGCCATACTGAACCACTGTTAACACTTTCAGGGCTGCTCAAAGAAGCAACAATAACATACAAAAATGGATATAATGTGATACAAAGTACTAAAGTCGCTAATATAATGTTAATAATATTGTATATTCTATCTTCTAACGATAATTTAATTTTCATATTCATACCCCTTTACTTTTATTACCAAAGACTAATTTCACTAACTTTTTTACTTATCTTGTTTACTGAAGCAACTAAGATAAAATTAATTGCTGATTGGAATAGACCTACTGCACTTCCGTAACTAAATTCACTATTTCCTATACCTATTCTATAAACATATGTATTAATAACATCGGCAACTTCATAAGTAAGAGGATTATACATCAGCAATACCTTTTCAGCCCCTACACTAAGCATATTTCCCATTCTTAAAATAAGCATGATAATTATAGTTGGTAAAATAGAAGGTAAGGTAATA is a genomic window of Clostridiales bacterium containing:
- the sufC gene encoding Fe-S cluster assembly ATPase SufC: MLNKLLEIKNLHVQASKREIIKGLDLVLGKGEVHILMGPNGAGKSTLVNAIMGHPQYKVTGGSIIFEGEDITASTTDERARKGIFLSFQNPEEIPGITVENFLRTACSTVTGKPLKVLAFKKELERRMEELQMDKSYASRYLNVGFSGGEKKKNEILQMLMMNPKLAILDETDSGLDVDAVRIVSQGVRKYKNEDNSLLIITHNTNILEDITPDFVHVLVDGRIVKTGGADLIEEINRSGFGEFAQAASI
- a CDS encoding metal-dependent transcriptional regulator; translation: MKIQESGENYLEMILILKNKIGLVRSVDIARAMSFTRPSISRAMSIMKKAGYITMDREGYIELTESGLKIAERIYNRHRLLTDWLTAIGVNKKTAAEDACRMEHIISQETFDRIKDHMKR
- a CDS encoding metal-dependent transcriptional regulator, with amino-acid sequence MSSAKKRYLFVIYELGKHSNKVSSKDIALSLKIKRSSVSKMLKAISDDNLIRKEYYGKVQFSEQGAQIANQLYNKYVLLYAYFYRHLKVSANEARHDAILCLCDLSDNSVRKISSLVLTEHHEKG
- the feoB gene encoding ferrous iron transport protein B, producing MSIKIALAGNPNCGKTTMFNDLTGSTQYVGNWPGVTVEKKEGRLRGYKDVIITDLPGIYSLSPYSLEEVVSRNYLMNDHPDAIIDLVDGTNLERNLYLTTQLVELGIPVVISLNMIDIVKKSGDRIDTKKLGAALGCEIVETSALKGTGTMEAAEMAIKAAEARTVTVPQRSFNKRVEEALSEIDENFKDLFEPERNRWYSIKLFERDEKVLEALKLTAEQKEKLETIVAPVEKEFDDDSETIITNERYEYITKLIAKCLRKNPGHMSTSDKIDQIVTNRFLALPIFVVVMTLMYYVSVTTLGGIATDWVNDTLFGDWITNGATAGLKAIGAAPWLISLIVNGIIGGVGTVLGFVPQMLILFFFLAILEDSGYMARVAFIMDRIFRRFGLSGKSFIPLLISTGCGVPALMATRTIENEKDRRMTLMLTTFMPCSAKTVIIGMITATFFPHSFLMAPAMYFLGIAVIVFSGIALKKTKYFGGDPAPFVMELPPYHVPSLKGVLIHMWERSRAFIIKAGTIIFTVVVVIWFFSTFSLSMRMVDIEHSMLAGFGRAIGWLFAPLGFGDWKGAVATISALMAKESAIGTLAVLQGIADPENTQAVISGIASMFTPIAAFTYMILNLFDPPCIVAMSTLAREMGSRKWTTIGIGYQVVLGYSMAFIAYQLGGFLFYGANFGIGQIIAIIVVALMVFLIVRPAYREKTAFNHAGARA
- a CDS encoding ferrous iron transport protein A, with the protein product MKTLKEVKCGETVSVAKLNCSGALKRRIMDMGITRGTEIFVRKVAPLGDPVEITVRGYELSIRKNEAENIEVV
- a CDS encoding FeoA family protein, with the protein product MAIENAAILNREDFKSRYQHAAISQHVIPLSMVGSGEKVSIKSIGGKDKTRRFLCNLGFVEGAEVSVVSELNGNVIVAIKGTRMAISKAMASRVLTLQLN
- a CDS encoding extracellular solute-binding protein, which produces MKNLLKRNISVLLIVMMTFLFVSCNKKVEQTSSGVNSMSGGNGLPIVKNKITLKIVAPTWATTDVTPDMDFYKELTKRTNIAFKFELLPLEETAQKFNLVMASGNLPDIISWGVKNDIVKYGKEGALIPLEDLIKKYGPNITSVLNNPPIDKVPYQQNIWGDITANDGHIYSIPFLNPSDAIGPVFGIRTDWLNKLELKIPDTTDDLYNVLKKFKEADPNGNGKADEIPYVADTAHWDGILPLVNSFGGHMGLYLDKNEDTIKYGPINDSYKKGLEYINKLFSEGLIDKEYANVTRDQWLQKITNNQTGLIFVWPGSGLGSANKAIEKIGDARYDAIIPFKGPNGDRYKDTSLSGSLAGLRSSISSTTKYKVEIIKLIDYMFSKDGELLVNYGIEGKHYTMVDGKPQYTDYILKNPDSKDPELAKVSSGLKTTVLPWWDTWDAEMGTMKQTAPWTVKAWEIYREPGIIEAPLPQVTIDDASINRKLADIETYKQQEINKFITGQQPLSNFSNYVSQVKKMGIDEVLKAYNDAYKVYKTNSAKYTVGK
- a CDS encoding carbohydrate ABC transporter permease, which gives rise to MKIKLSLEDRIYNIINIILATLVLCITLYPFLYVIVASLSSPESVNSGSVWLFPIGINLNAYNVVLKDKQIWSGYFNTIWYTLIGTVINLIMTTLAAYPLSRRTFNGRRIIMPIIAFTMFFGGGMIPTYILIKNLGMLDSRWVMVIPGAISTWNLIIMRSFFENIPESLHEAAIIDGANDLYILVRIVVPLSKPVMAVMTLFYAVGHWNSFFDALLYLNSSQLYPLQMILRKVLIQFDNMEQMKAIGTFEDRESIGQTVRYATIIVSTLPILLVYPFLQKYFASGVMIGAIKG